From Salvelinus sp. IW2-2015 linkage group LG2, ASM291031v2, whole genome shotgun sequence, one genomic window encodes:
- the LOC111971550 gene encoding F-box only protein 47: MAAVTRKFTMTQKFHRRRSHRQPYPVRTITTRSQGMASGCFFERLPAEVFDMVLDRLSVLEISVFSMVSKAISRYIVNHISTQTWRNRMILQKLQHCSSPSSPPPKEDPATLGHYKALGLLFKRCTLLLPTKDRLKFIYSKFSQVPCFMMEQCTASTGCPFFSSYGVFLQTLIAGWDELECHRVFNFLCDFTNLPRKIELVVTGKPGACQRLELQIRGFCRQVLLEPWSSRRDTLFWLTRILQSWPMVSQARLLFILYGPRLPDGSLGWQEQLGAGVAQCSLWDLAKAVILLHSDLEARDWTTDTVLAILEELTVLPQAWHVESVARLLILCGNSLCYSILASKALNGRLFEISRLLVYLILVCEKDGYCMNWSVRMVQQVCQVFLSPSDRWSFIQSVENMFSEVTMEMYEVVMAGNRHEDMETFQSLLNASAHFHTEIVYMFLKKD; this comes from the exons ATGGCGGCAGTCACCAGGAAATTCACCATGACCCAGAAGTTCCACCGCCGACGGTCCCATCGCCAGCCCTATCCGGTGAGAACCATCACGACCCGGAGTCAGGGCATGGCCAGTGGCTGCTTCTTCGAGAGGCTGCCTGCAGAGGTCTTTGACATGGTCCTGGACAGACTCTCTG TGCTTGAGATCAGTGTGTTCAGCATGGTGTCCAAGGCCATCAGTCGCTACATTGTGAATCACATCTCTACTCAGACCTGGAGGAACAGAATGATCCTACAGAAGCTCCAGCActgctcttctccctcctctcctcctcccaaagAGGACCCCGCCACCCTGGGACACTACAAAGCGCTGG GGTTGTTGTTCAAGAGGTGTACCCTGTTGCTACCTACAAAGGACAGGTTGAAGTTTATATATAGCAAGTTCTCCCAG gTCCCGTGCTTCATGATGGAGCAGTGCACTGCCTCAACAGGCTGCCCTTTCTTCTCCAGCTACGGAGTTTTCTTGCAG ACGTTGATTGCGGGCTGGGATGAGCTTGAGTGTCACCGGGTCTTCAACTTCCTGTGCGACTTCACAAACCTTCCCCGGAAGATCGAGTTGGTCGTCACTGGAAAGCCAG GAGCATGTCAGCGGTTGGAGCTGCAGATCCGTGGGTTCTGTCGTCAGGTTCTGTTGGAGCCGTGGAGCAGCCGTAGAGACACTCTGTTCTGGCTCACCAGGATCCTCCAGTCCTGGCCCATGGTCTCACAGGCCAGGCTACTGTTCATACTCTACGGACCACGGCTGCCTGACG GTTCTCTGGGCTGGCAGGAGCAGCTGGGTGCAGGAGTAGCCCAGTGTTCTCTGTGGGACTTGGCCAAGGCTGTGATCCTGCTCCACAGTGACCTGGAGGCTAGAGACTGGACCACTGACACCGTACTGGCCATACTGGAGGAactcacag TGCTCCCCCAGGCGTGGCATGTAGAGAGCGTGGCCAGGCTGTTGATCCTGTGTGGGAACAGTCTGTGTTACAGTATTCTGGCTAGCAAGGCTCTCAACGGACGCCTCTTTGAGATCTCACGACTCCTCGTCTACCTCATACTG GTGTGTGAGAAGGACGGCTACTGTATGAACTGGTCGGTGAGGATGGTGCAGCAGGTGTGCCAGGTGTTCTTGTCGCCGTCAGACAGGTGGTCGTTCATCCAGAgtgttgagaacatgttctcagagGTTACTATGGAGATGTACGAGGTTGTCATGGCAG gtAACCGTCATGAGGACATGGAGACCTTCCAGAGCCTCCTGAATGCCAGTGCTCACTTCCACACTGAGATAGTCTACATGTTCCTCAAGAAGGATTGA
- the LOC111978250 gene encoding claudin-14-like, translating into MASMVVQLLGFFLGLLGLVVSVVATVLPHWRRTSYVGSNIITATAYMKGLWMECVWHSTGIYQCEVHRSMLALPPDLQAARALMVLSCLTSTLAVLVSSTGMKCTRCARRSPTKHVLAISGGVCFLSAGMLCLFTVCWTTNDVILDFYNPILPEGMKYEIGMAVYLGYVSACLSLMGGAVLCWNCEGRTGNALPLHLPRHHPPPPPPVFSTLNTPAPPYYPPAALNGNRTPSRTSVSSSGYRLNDYV; encoded by the exons ATGGCCAGCATGGTGGTCCAGCTCCTGGGCTTCTTCCTGGGTCTGTTGGGGCTTGTAGTTAGTGTAGTTGCTACGGTGCTCCCCCACTGGCGGCGGACGTCATATGTGGGCTCTAACATCATCACAGCCACTGCATACATGAAGGGGCTCTGGATGGAGTGTGTGTGGCACAGCACGGGCATCTACCAGTGTGAAGTACATCGCTCAATGCTGGCTCTGCCACCTGACCTGCAA GCAGCGCGGGCGTTGATGGTGCTATCCTGTCTGACCTCCACCCTGGCAGTCCTGGTGTCCTCTACAGGGATGAAGTGTACCCGCTGTGCCCGACGCTCCCCCACCAAGCACGTCCTGGCCATCAGCGGAGGGGTCTGCTTCCTGTCTGCAGGCATGCTCTGCCTTTTCACTGTCTGCTGGACAACCAATGATGTCATCCTCGACTTCTACAACCCCATCCTACCTGAAG GTATGAAGTATGAGATTGGCATGGCGGTGTATTTGGGCTATGTCTCGGCCTGTCTAAGTCTGATGGGAGGGGCAGTGCTATGTTGGAACTGTGAGGGGCGGACCGGGAACGCCCTCCCCCTCCATCTACCTCGTcatcacccccctcctcctccccctgtcttCAGCACTTTAAACACCCCAGCACCCCCCTACTATCCCCCTGCCGCACTGAATGGCAACCGCACTCCCTCACGCACCTCAGTGTCCAGCAGTGGCTACAGACTCAACGACTATGTCTGA